A single region of the Mycobacterium avium subsp. avium genome encodes:
- the mycP5 gene encoding type VII secretion system ESX-5 serine protease mycosin MycP5: MQRSATAEANVWRGRASAAALAALLLASGALAGLPPAAAISPPTIDPAAVPPDGPPGPGAPMKQNSYCTEVGVLPGTDFRLQPKYMDMLNLQEAWQFGRGAGQKVAVIDTGVTPHPRFPHLIPGGDYIMSGDGLSDCDAHGTLVASMIGAASADGAGVPPAAPRKPVTIPTTEPPPKAPPPQTVTLSPLPQTVTMVPPPPSQEQQQPPPGPFGAPPPPPAAGPAPAGPPPGPPQGGQAPAGNHGGGTVTIPGHAGAARVTNVDNLRGPRPLDPPPPAPPKPGPDAFSGVAPDVDIIAIRQSSQAFGLKDAYTGDEDPQTQAKIDNVQTMARAIVHAANMGASVINISDVTCMSARNIIDQRALGAAVRYAAVDKNAVIVAAAGDTSKKDCKQNPPHDPLQPNDPRNWNSVTTVVTPSWFSDYVLTVGAVDTEGHPLSQGNQGQASTSVAGPWVGIAAPGTDVVGLSPRDDGLINAIDGPDNTLLVPSGTSFSAAIVSGVAALVRAKYPQLSAYQVINRLTRTARAPARGVDNQVGHGIVDPVAALTWDVPDGPVKPPQQLSAPLTIPKPVPRRDMVPIWVAAGGLFGALLIGGAVFGTAMLMKRSRRQQ; the protein is encoded by the coding sequence ATGCAGCGATCCGCTACCGCTGAGGCCAACGTGTGGCGCGGCCGCGCGTCCGCCGCGGCCCTGGCCGCCCTGTTGCTCGCGTCGGGCGCGCTGGCCGGACTGCCGCCGGCCGCCGCGATTTCGCCGCCGACGATCGACCCCGCGGCGGTGCCGCCGGACGGACCGCCCGGTCCGGGCGCGCCGATGAAGCAGAACTCGTACTGCACCGAGGTCGGCGTGCTGCCGGGCACCGATTTTCGGTTGCAGCCCAAGTACATGGACATGCTGAACCTGCAGGAGGCCTGGCAGTTCGGTCGCGGGGCCGGCCAGAAGGTGGCCGTCATCGACACCGGCGTCACCCCGCACCCGCGGTTTCCGCACCTGATCCCGGGCGGCGACTACATCATGTCCGGCGACGGCCTGTCCGACTGCGACGCGCACGGCACCCTGGTGGCCTCGATGATCGGGGCGGCGTCGGCCGACGGCGCGGGCGTCCCGCCGGCGGCGCCGCGCAAACCGGTCACCATCCCCACCACCGAGCCGCCGCCCAAAGCGCCGCCGCCGCAGACGGTGACGCTCTCGCCGCTGCCGCAGACCGTGACGATGGTCCCGCCCCCGCCGTCGCAGGAACAGCAACAGCCACCACCGGGACCGTTCGGGGCGCCGCCCCCGCCGCCGGCGGCAGGACCCGCTCCGGCCGGACCACCGCCCGGGCCGCCGCAGGGCGGGCAGGCCCCGGCCGGCAACCACGGCGGCGGCACGGTGACCATCCCGGGCCACGCGGGCGCCGCCCGGGTGACCAACGTCGACAACTTGCGCGGCCCGCGCCCGCTCGACCCGCCGCCGCCGGCGCCGCCCAAGCCGGGCCCCGACGCGTTCAGCGGGGTGGCCCCGGACGTCGACATCATCGCGATCCGGCAATCCAGCCAGGCGTTCGGCCTCAAGGACGCCTACACCGGCGACGAGGATCCCCAGACGCAGGCCAAGATCGACAACGTGCAGACGATGGCGCGCGCGATCGTGCACGCCGCCAACATGGGCGCGTCGGTGATCAACATCTCCGACGTGACCTGCATGAGCGCCCGCAACATCATCGACCAGCGGGCGCTGGGCGCCGCGGTGCGCTACGCGGCGGTCGACAAGAACGCCGTCATCGTCGCCGCGGCCGGGGACACCAGCAAGAAGGACTGCAAACAGAACCCGCCGCATGATCCGTTGCAGCCCAACGATCCTCGCAACTGGAACTCCGTCACCACCGTCGTGACGCCGTCCTGGTTCAGCGACTACGTGCTCACGGTCGGCGCGGTCGACACCGAAGGCCACCCGCTCAGCCAGGGCAACCAGGGGCAGGCGTCGACCAGCGTGGCCGGCCCGTGGGTGGGAATCGCCGCGCCCGGCACCGACGTCGTCGGACTCTCACCCCGCGACGACGGGCTGATCAACGCCATCGACGGGCCGGACAACACCCTGCTGGTCCCGTCCGGCACCAGCTTCTCCGCGGCGATCGTGTCCGGGGTGGCGGCGCTGGTTCGCGCCAAATACCCGCAGCTGTCGGCGTACCAGGTGATCAACCGGCTGACGCGGACCGCCCGGGCGCCCGCGCGCGGGGTGGACAACCAGGTCGGTCACGGGATCGTCGACCCGGTCGCGGCGCTGACCTGGGACGTGCCCGACGGGCCGGTCAAGCCGCCGCAGCAGCTCTCGGCGCCGCTGACCATTCCGAAACCGGTCCCGCGCCGGGATATGGTGCCAATATGGGTGGCGGCCGGAGGATTGTTCGGGGCGCTCCTGATCGGCGGCGCAGTGTTCGGTACGGCGATGCTGATGAAGCGATCGCGCAGGCAGCAATAG
- a CDS encoding WXG100 family type VII secretion target, which translates to MSINYQFGDVDAHGALIRAQAASLEAEHQAIIRDVLAAGDFWGGAGSVACQEFITQLGRNFQVIYEQANAHGQKVQTAGSNMASTDSAVGSSWA; encoded by the coding sequence ATGAGCATCAACTACCAGTTCGGCGATGTCGACGCCCACGGTGCGCTCATCCGCGCCCAGGCCGCGTCCCTGGAGGCCGAGCACCAGGCCATCATTCGTGATGTGCTGGCTGCCGGTGACTTCTGGGGCGGTGCCGGTTCGGTGGCCTGCCAGGAGTTCATCACCCAGTTGGGTCGCAACTTCCAGGTGATCTACGAGCAGGCCAACGCCCACGGCCAGAAGGTCCAGACCGCGGGCAGCAACATGGCCAGCACCGACAGCGCCGTCGGGTCCAGCTGGGCCTGA
- the eccA5 gene encoding type VII secretion system ESX-5 AAA family ATPase EccA5, protein MTRPQSTAEGARNAMVAGLLASGVSVNGLQPSHNPQVAAQMFTTATNLDPTMCDAWLARILAGEQSLDVLAGAWSSIRTFGWETRRLGVTELQFRPEVSDGLFLRLAVTSVESLACAYAVVLAEAKHYAEAAKLIDGVEPRQPVDEELLSYVRGVLYFRTGRWPDVLNQFPEGKGWRQPELKAAGAAMATTALASLGVFEEALRRGQEAIEGDRVPGAANIALYTQGMCLRHLGREDEAVELLRRVYSRDPKFTPAREALDNPTYRLVLTDPETIEARTDPWDPDSAPTRAEAEAARHAEEAAKYLAEGDAELNAMLGMERAKREIKLIKSTTKVNLARAKMGLPVPVTSRHTLLLGPPGTGKTSVARAFTKQLCGLTVLRKPLVVETSRTKLLGRYMADAEKNTEEMLEGALGGAVFFDEMHTLHEKGYQQGDPYGNAIINTLLLYMENHRDELVVFGAGYAKAMDKMLEVNQGLRRRFSTVIEFFSYTPDELVALTRLMGQENEDVITDEAAQALLPSYTKFYLDESYSEDGDLIRGIDTLGNAGFVRNVVEKARDHRSFRLDDEDLDAMLASDVTEFSERQLLRFKELTREDLAEGLSAAVAEKKTT, encoded by the coding sequence ATGACGCGGCCGCAGTCCACCGCTGAGGGCGCCCGCAACGCCATGGTCGCCGGCCTGCTGGCATCGGGGGTGTCGGTCAACGGATTACAGCCCAGCCACAATCCACAGGTCGCGGCGCAGATGTTCACCACCGCCACCAACCTGGATCCCACCATGTGTGACGCCTGGCTGGCGCGGATCCTGGCGGGGGAGCAGAGCCTCGACGTGCTGGCCGGTGCCTGGTCCTCCATCCGCACGTTCGGCTGGGAGACCCGCCGCCTGGGCGTCACCGAATTGCAGTTCCGCCCAGAGGTTTCCGACGGCCTGTTCCTGCGGCTGGCCGTCACCAGCGTGGAATCGCTAGCGTGCGCCTACGCCGTGGTGCTCGCCGAGGCGAAGCACTACGCCGAGGCGGCCAAACTGATCGACGGCGTCGAACCGCGCCAGCCGGTGGACGAAGAGCTGCTCTCCTACGTGCGCGGCGTGCTGTACTTCCGCACCGGCCGGTGGCCGGACGTGCTCAACCAGTTCCCCGAGGGCAAGGGCTGGCGCCAGCCCGAGCTGAAGGCCGCCGGGGCGGCCATGGCCACCACGGCGCTGGCCTCGCTCGGGGTGTTCGAGGAGGCGCTGCGCCGCGGCCAGGAGGCCATCGAGGGCGACCGGGTGCCGGGCGCGGCCAACATCGCCCTGTACACCCAGGGCATGTGCCTGCGGCACCTGGGCCGCGAGGACGAGGCCGTCGAACTGCTGCGGCGGGTGTATTCGCGCGACCCCAAGTTCACCCCGGCCCGCGAAGCGCTGGACAACCCCACCTACCGGCTGGTGTTGACCGACCCGGAAACGATCGAGGCCCGCACCGACCCGTGGGACCCCGACAGCGCGCCCACCCGCGCCGAGGCCGAAGCCGCCCGCCACGCCGAGGAGGCGGCCAAGTACCTGGCCGAAGGCGACGCCGAACTCAACGCCATGCTGGGCATGGAGCGGGCCAAGCGCGAGATCAAGCTGATCAAGTCGACGACGAAGGTGAACCTGGCCCGCGCCAAGATGGGACTCCCGGTGCCGGTGACGTCGCGCCACACCCTGCTGCTGGGCCCGCCGGGAACCGGAAAGACCTCGGTGGCAAGGGCTTTCACCAAGCAGCTGTGCGGGTTGACGGTGCTGCGCAAGCCGCTGGTGGTGGAGACCAGCCGCACCAAGCTGTTGGGCCGATACATGGCCGACGCCGAGAAGAATACCGAGGAGATGCTCGAGGGCGCCCTGGGCGGCGCGGTGTTCTTCGACGAGATGCACACCCTGCACGAGAAGGGCTACCAGCAGGGTGACCCGTACGGGAACGCGATCATCAACACCTTGCTGCTGTACATGGAGAACCATCGCGACGAGCTGGTGGTGTTCGGCGCCGGCTACGCCAAGGCCATGGACAAGATGCTCGAGGTGAATCAGGGTCTGCGACGGCGCTTTTCGACCGTGATCGAGTTTTTCAGCTACACCCCGGACGAACTGGTCGCGCTGACCCGGTTGATGGGCCAGGAGAACGAGGACGTCATCACCGACGAAGCGGCGCAGGCGCTGCTGCCGTCGTACACCAAGTTCTATCTCGACGAAAGCTATTCGGAGGACGGCGATCTCATCCGCGGCATCGACACGCTGGGCAACGCCGGCTTCGTGCGCAACGTGGTGGAGAAGGCGCGCGATCACCGCAGCTTCCGGCTGGACGACGAGGACCTGGATGCCATGCTGGCCAGCGACGTGACCGAGTTCAGCGAGCGCCAGCTGCTGCGTTTCAAGGAGCTGACCCGCGAGGACCTCGCCGAGGGCCTCAGTGCGGCGGTGGCAGAGAAGAAGACCACCTAG
- a CDS encoding ESX secretion-associated protein EspG, giving the protein MDQQSTRTDITVNVDGFWMLQALLDIRHVAPELRCRPYVSTDSNDWLNDHPGMAVMREQGIVEGDQVNEQVAARMRVLAAPDLEVIALLSRGKLAYGVIDDQNQPPGSRDIPDNEFRVVLARRGQHWVSAVRVGGEITVDDVAVADSASIASLVIDALESIHHAEPAAINAVNVPLEEMLEATKSWQESGFNVFSGGDLRRMGISAATVAALGQALSDPAAEVAVYARQYQDDAKGPSASVLSLKDGSGGRIALYQQARTAGSGEAWLAICPATPQLVQVGVKTVLDTLPYGEWKTHSRV; this is encoded by the coding sequence ATGGACCAACAGAGCACCCGCACCGACATCACGGTCAACGTCGACGGTTTCTGGATGCTCCAGGCGTTGCTGGACATCCGGCACGTCGCGCCGGAGCTGCGGTGCCGGCCGTACGTCTCCACCGACTCCAACGACTGGCTCAACGACCATCCCGGGATGGCGGTGATGCGCGAGCAGGGCATCGTCGAGGGCGACCAGGTCAACGAGCAGGTCGCCGCGCGGATGCGGGTGCTCGCGGCGCCCGACCTCGAGGTGATCGCGCTGCTGTCCCGCGGCAAGCTGGCCTACGGCGTCATCGACGACCAGAACCAGCCGCCCGGGTCCCGCGACATCCCGGACAACGAGTTCCGGGTGGTGCTGGCCCGCCGCGGCCAGCACTGGGTGTCGGCGGTCCGGGTGGGCGGTGAGATCACCGTCGACGACGTCGCCGTCGCCGACAGCGCCTCGATCGCGTCCCTGGTGATCGACGCGCTGGAATCCATCCACCACGCCGAGCCCGCCGCCATCAACGCGGTCAACGTGCCGCTGGAGGAGATGCTGGAAGCGACCAAGTCGTGGCAGGAGTCCGGCTTCAACGTGTTCTCCGGCGGCGACCTGCGCCGGATGGGCATCAGCGCCGCCACGGTGGCCGCGCTGGGCCAGGCGCTGTCCGATCCCGCCGCCGAGGTCGCGGTGTACGCCCGCCAGTACCAGGACGACGCCAAAGGCCCGAGCGCCTCGGTGCTGTCGCTCAAAGACGGCTCCGGCGGCCGCATCGCGCTCTACCAGCAAGCCCGGACCGCGGGCTCCGGCGAGGCGTGGCTGGCCATCTGCCCGGCCACCCCGCAGCTGGTCCAGGTGGGCGTCAAAACCGTGCTGGACACACTTCCCTACGGGGAGTGGAAAACCCACAGCAGGGTGTGA
- the eccD gene encoding type VII secretion integral membrane protein EccD gives MTAVVEVPQPDVEGISQPQAVVVGVMAGAGVQIGVLLDANAPVSVMTEPLLKVVNSRLRELGETPLEATGRGRWALCLVDGSPLRATQSLSEQDVYDGDRLWIRFIPDTEHRSQVIEHISTAVAANLSKRFAAIDPVVAVQVGATMVAVGVTAASGLLGWWRWHHNSWLPTVYAGVIGVLMLGVSVLLLMRATTQQERRVGDTLLLSSLAPVSVAAAAAPPGGVGSPQAVLGFGVLTIAAVLALRFTGRRLAIYTAIVTVSAIAAVAALARMVAMTGAVTLLTCVVLVSVLIYQSAPAISRRLAGIRLPVFPSATSRWVFEARPDLPTTVVRSDGGPPVLEGPASVRDVLTQAERARSFLSGLLIGLGVLMVVSLTALSDPRTGQRWLPVLLAGFCAGFLLLRGRSYVDRWQAITLAGTAVLIVGAVVVRYALVLQSPLAVSISAAILVLVPVAGLTSAAVVPNTVYSPLFRKFVEWIEYLCLMPIFPLALWLMNVYAAIRYR, from the coding sequence ATGACTGCGGTTGTTGAAGTACCACAGCCTGACGTAGAGGGCATCTCGCAGCCCCAGGCGGTCGTCGTCGGCGTGATGGCCGGCGCGGGTGTGCAGATCGGCGTCCTGCTGGACGCCAACGCCCCGGTCTCGGTGATGACCGAGCCGCTGCTCAAGGTGGTCAACAGTCGGCTGCGCGAGCTCGGCGAGACCCCGCTGGAGGCCACGGGCCGGGGCCGCTGGGCGCTGTGCCTGGTGGACGGCTCGCCGCTGCGGGCCACCCAGTCGCTCAGCGAGCAGGACGTCTACGACGGCGACCGGCTGTGGATCCGGTTCATCCCGGACACCGAACACCGCTCACAGGTCATCGAGCACATCTCCACCGCCGTCGCGGCCAACCTCAGCAAGCGCTTCGCCGCCATCGACCCGGTGGTCGCCGTGCAGGTCGGTGCCACCATGGTGGCCGTCGGCGTGACCGCCGCGTCCGGCCTGCTCGGCTGGTGGCGCTGGCACCACAACTCCTGGTTGCCGACCGTTTACGCCGGCGTGATCGGCGTGCTGATGCTCGGCGTGTCGGTGCTGCTGCTCATGCGCGCCACCACCCAGCAGGAGCGGCGGGTGGGCGACACCCTGCTGCTGAGCAGCCTGGCGCCGGTGTCGGTCGCCGCCGCGGCCGCGCCACCCGGGGGCGTGGGCTCGCCCCAGGCCGTACTGGGCTTCGGCGTGCTGACCATTGCCGCGGTGCTGGCGTTGCGGTTCACCGGGCGTCGGCTGGCGATCTACACCGCGATCGTCACCGTCAGCGCCATCGCGGCGGTGGCCGCCCTGGCCCGCATGGTCGCGATGACCGGCGCGGTGACGCTGTTGACCTGCGTGGTGCTGGTGTCGGTGCTGATCTACCAGAGCGCGCCGGCGATCTCGCGGCGGCTGGCCGGCATCCGGCTGCCCGTCTTCCCGTCGGCCACCAGCCGCTGGGTGTTCGAGGCCCGGCCCGACCTGCCCACCACCGTGGTGCGGTCCGACGGCGGCCCGCCGGTGCTGGAGGGTCCCGCCTCGGTGCGCGACGTGCTGACCCAGGCCGAGCGTGCCCGTTCCTTCCTGTCGGGCCTGCTGATCGGGCTCGGCGTGCTGATGGTCGTCTCGCTGACCGCGCTGTCGGACCCGCGCACCGGGCAACGCTGGCTGCCGGTGCTGCTGGCCGGTTTCTGCGCGGGCTTCCTGCTGCTGCGCGGCCGCTCCTACGTCGACCGCTGGCAGGCCATCACCCTGGCCGGGACGGCGGTGCTGATCGTCGGCGCGGTGGTGGTGCGCTACGCGCTGGTGCTGCAGTCGCCGCTCGCGGTCTCGATCAGCGCCGCGATCCTGGTGCTGGTGCCGGTGGCGGGCCTGACGTCGGCGGCCGTGGTGCCGAACACCGTCTACAGCCCGCTGTTCCGCAAGTTCGTGGAATGGATCGAATACCTCTGCCTGATGCCGATCTTCCCGCTGGCATTGTGGTTGATGAATGTCTATGCAGCGATCCGCTACCGCTGA
- a CDS encoding PPE family protein: protein MIDFAALPPEINSARIYAGPGSAPMMSAAAAWNTMAAEMRSAAASYGAVISELTSADWFGPSSMSMLAAVTPYLTWLTDTATRAEEAAAQANSAATAYEAAFAMTVPPAVVAANRAQLATLVATNVFGQNTPAIAATEAEYGQMWAQDAAAMNGYAVASTAATRLTPMTAPRSNTSPEGVAAQATSVTNAAQAPAGTVQSTVSSSGLAGLLSGSDNSAFGTFTNGNFFSTAVVNGSLAGGPFNPQFIISSVQGVLAAQHATTLGGLGDFAADAEGAATADLAASTGGSAPVAAGMGRAQLVGSLSVPQGWANAATINPGQAAVPATGVTGLTDAASAAGGPGGVAGPVGGTGRRLRRAIPKYGFRPVVMPRPPAAG from the coding sequence GTGATCGACTTCGCGGCGTTGCCGCCAGAGATCAATTCGGCCAGAATCTACGCCGGACCCGGATCGGCGCCGATGATGTCGGCCGCCGCCGCGTGGAACACCATGGCTGCCGAAATGCGTTCCGCCGCGGCCTCTTACGGCGCGGTAATTTCGGAGCTGACCAGTGCCGACTGGTTCGGTCCGTCGTCGATGTCGATGCTCGCGGCGGTCACGCCGTATCTGACCTGGCTGACCGACACCGCCACCCGGGCCGAAGAGGCGGCCGCGCAGGCCAACTCCGCGGCGACCGCGTACGAGGCGGCATTCGCCATGACGGTGCCCCCGGCGGTGGTGGCGGCCAACCGCGCGCAGCTGGCAACGTTGGTGGCCACCAACGTCTTCGGCCAGAACACCCCGGCCATCGCGGCCACCGAGGCCGAGTACGGACAGATGTGGGCCCAGGACGCCGCGGCGATGAACGGGTATGCCGTCGCCTCGACCGCGGCGACACGGTTGACACCGATGACGGCGCCACGGTCTAACACCAGCCCGGAAGGTGTTGCGGCCCAGGCTACGTCGGTGACCAACGCCGCCCAGGCGCCGGCGGGAACGGTGCAGTCGACGGTGTCGTCGTCCGGGCTGGCCGGCCTGTTGAGCGGTTCGGACAACTCGGCCTTCGGAACCTTCACCAACGGCAACTTCTTCAGCACCGCCGTGGTCAACGGATCCCTCGCCGGCGGCCCGTTCAACCCGCAATTCATCATCTCCTCGGTGCAGGGCGTCCTGGCCGCGCAGCACGCCACCACACTGGGCGGGCTGGGGGACTTCGCCGCCGACGCCGAAGGCGCCGCGACCGCCGACCTGGCGGCCAGCACGGGGGGATCGGCCCCGGTAGCCGCCGGGATGGGTCGCGCGCAGCTGGTGGGGTCGCTGTCGGTGCCGCAGGGCTGGGCCAACGCCGCGACGATCAACCCCGGTCAAGCCGCCGTGCCCGCCACCGGCGTCACCGGTCTCACCGACGCGGCGTCGGCGGCGGGCGGGCCCGGGGGCGTCGCGGGGCCGGTGGGCGGCACCGGCAGGCGACTTCGCCGCGCCATCCCCAAATACGGTTTCCGGCCCGTCGTCATGCCACGTCCGCCGGCCGCCGGCTGA
- a CDS encoding WXG100 family type VII secretion target — MATRFMTDPHEMRAMAGRFEVHAQTVEDEARKMWASSMNIAGAGWSGQAQATSYDTMGQVNQAFRNIVNMLHGVRDGLIRDANNYEQQEQASQQILSS, encoded by the coding sequence ATGGCAACACGTTTTATGACCGACCCGCACGAAATGCGGGCGATGGCGGGCCGCTTCGAGGTGCACGCCCAGACCGTGGAGGACGAGGCCCGCAAGATGTGGGCGTCGTCGATGAACATCGCCGGTGCGGGCTGGAGTGGTCAGGCCCAGGCGACCTCGTACGACACGATGGGTCAGGTCAACCAGGCCTTCCGCAACATCGTCAACATGCTGCACGGGGTGCGTGACGGGCTGATCCGCGACGCCAACAACTACGAGCAGCAAGAGCAGGCTTCGCAGCAGATCCTCAGCAGCTAG
- a CDS encoding PE family protein, whose translation MSFVTTQPEALAAAAGNLQAIGSTLSAQNAAAAAPTTGVVPAAADEVSALTAAQFAAHAQMYQAVSAQAAAIHEAFVNTLSTSSGSYAATEAANAAAAL comes from the coding sequence ATGTCGTTCGTGACCACACAGCCGGAGGCTCTGGCCGCGGCGGCCGGGAACCTGCAGGCTATCGGGTCGACCTTGAGCGCCCAGAACGCGGCCGCTGCAGCCCCAACGACGGGGGTGGTACCCGCCGCTGCCGACGAGGTCTCGGCGCTGACCGCAGCCCAGTTCGCCGCGCACGCGCAGATGTACCAGGCAGTGAGCGCCCAGGCCGCCGCCATCCACGAGGCGTTCGTCAACACCCTGTCGACCAGCTCCGGTTCCTACGCGGCAACCGAAGCAGCCAACGCCGCAGCGGCCCTCTGA
- a CDS encoding PE family protein, translated as MMYVTAQPEAMNAAADRLQQIGTALAAQTGANSAPMTGVVPAAADPVSLLAAARFAQHGQAFQAVSAEAAAVHEMFVTTLQTSAGSYAGTEAANAAAAR; from the coding sequence ATGATGTATGTCACCGCACAGCCGGAAGCCATGAATGCCGCCGCCGACCGCTTGCAGCAGATCGGCACCGCACTGGCAGCCCAGACCGGGGCCAACTCCGCGCCGATGACCGGCGTCGTCCCGGCCGCCGCCGACCCGGTCTCGCTGCTGGCCGCGGCGCGATTCGCCCAGCACGGGCAGGCTTTTCAGGCGGTCAGCGCCGAAGCGGCCGCGGTCCACGAGATGTTCGTGACCACCTTGCAGACCAGCGCCGGATCGTACGCGGGCACCGAGGCCGCGAACGCGGCGGCGGCCCGCTGA
- the eccE gene encoding type VII secretion protein EccE has product MKAQRRLGLSLTWPRLTTVFLVDIVIMVVASHCPESWQGTYRIAFWVGVGLAVLVTLLSLVTYHGITVASGLATWLWDWSADPGSALAAGCTPALDHQRRFGRDKVGVREYKGQLVSVIAVNGGDDETGSRHRHRAASPTLLVAAVASGLRQFDIHLDDIDIVSVKVRRGGPDARSAELSKLDDFGPEEWDVVGDEPASYIRRTWLVLRMNPQRNVAAVAARDSLASTLVAATERLAQDLDGLTCAARPLTAEEIAEVDRAVLADLEPTWSRPGWRRLKHFNGFVTSLWLSPSDITTDKLEELWDDDTFATVLTIRLTARAGRPHVSAWVRYHTEKRLRRNISSGLNRLTGRQLAAVRASLPVPTARPLLEVPSRPLRADDDELSLSLAAPRESAAGVPVAQ; this is encoded by the coding sequence ATGAAGGCTCAGCGCAGATTGGGGTTGTCCTTGACGTGGCCCCGGCTGACCACGGTGTTTCTGGTCGACATCGTGATCATGGTGGTGGCCAGCCACTGCCCGGAATCCTGGCAGGGCACCTATCGCATCGCGTTCTGGGTCGGCGTCGGGCTGGCCGTGCTGGTGACGCTGCTGTCGCTGGTGACCTACCACGGCATCACGGTGGCGTCGGGGCTGGCCACCTGGCTGTGGGACTGGTCCGCCGATCCCGGCTCCGCGCTGGCCGCGGGCTGCACGCCGGCCCTGGACCACCAGCGCCGGTTCGGCCGCGACAAGGTCGGGGTGCGCGAGTACAAAGGCCAACTCGTCTCGGTGATCGCCGTCAACGGCGGCGACGACGAGACGGGGTCGCGGCATCGGCACCGCGCCGCGTCCCCGACCCTGCTGGTGGCGGCCGTCGCCTCGGGGCTGCGCCAATTCGACATCCACCTCGACGACATCGACATCGTGTCGGTCAAGGTCCGGCGGGGCGGTCCCGACGCCAGGTCCGCCGAGCTGTCGAAGCTCGACGACTTCGGCCCCGAGGAGTGGGACGTGGTCGGCGACGAACCCGCCTCCTACATTCGCCGGACCTGGCTGGTGTTGCGGATGAACCCGCAGCGCAACGTCGCAGCGGTGGCGGCCCGCGATTCGCTGGCCTCGACGCTGGTGGCGGCCACCGAACGGCTGGCCCAGGATCTCGACGGGCTGACCTGCGCGGCCCGCCCGCTGACCGCCGAGGAGATCGCCGAGGTGGACCGGGCGGTGCTGGCCGACCTGGAACCGACCTGGAGCCGCCCCGGGTGGCGCCGCCTCAAGCACTTCAACGGGTTCGTGACGAGCCTGTGGCTGTCGCCGTCCGACATCACCACCGACAAGCTCGAGGAGCTGTGGGACGACGACACCTTCGCCACCGTGCTGACCATCCGGCTGACCGCCCGCGCCGGCCGGCCGCACGTGTCGGCGTGGGTGCGCTACCACACCGAGAAGCGGCTGCGCCGGAACATCTCGTCGGGGCTGAACCGTCTCACCGGGCGCCAGCTGGCCGCGGTGCGGGCCAGCCTGCCCGTCCCGACCGCCCGGCCGCTGCTGGAGGTGCCGAGCCGTCCGCTGCGCGCCGACGATGACGAGCTGTCGCTGTCGCTCGCTGCACCCCGGGAGAGCGCGGCGGGCGTACCCGTGGCGCAATGA